In a genomic window of Physeter macrocephalus isolate SW-GA chromosome 14, ASM283717v5, whole genome shotgun sequence:
- the EIF1 gene encoding eukaryotic translation initiation factor 1: protein MSAIQNLHSFDPFADASKGDDLLPAGTEDYIHIRIQQRNGRKTLTTVQGIADDYDKKKLVKAFKKKFACNGTVIEHPEYGEVIQLQGDQRKNICQFLVETGLAKDDQLKVHGF, encoded by the exons ATGTCCGCTATCCAGAACCTCCACTCTTTCG ACCCCTTTGCTGATGCAAGTAAGGGTGATGATCTGCTTCCTGCTGGCACTGAGGATTATATCCATATAAGAATTCAACAGAGAAACGGCCGGAAGACCCTTACTACTGTCCAAGGGATCGCTGATGATTACGATAAAAAGAAACTAGTGAAGGCGTTTAAGAAG AAGTTTGCCTGCAATGGTACTGTAATTGAGCATCCAGAATATGGAGAAGTAATTCAGCTACAGGGTGACCAGCGCAAGAACATATGCCAGTTCCTCGTAGAGACTGGACTGGCTAAG